The Candidatus Deferrimicrobiaceae bacterium genomic sequence GGCACCTTTACGAAGCCCATGGCGCTTCCGGACGGCAAGAGCATCCCCCCCACCGGCAAGGCCTACCGGATCCCGATGGCAACCATCGGGCATTGGGGCAAGGACGGGATCATGTTCGAGGAGTTCCTGTATTGGGACAACGGCGAATTCATGAAGCAGATCGGCCTCGCGAATTAGGGCTATTTTTTTTGTGAAAGATGCGGGCATCAAAGCGATGATCGATGAACTGGAGGATTCGGAGATGATGAACTATTGGATGGGAAGCGTTCTGGTAACCGGAGCGACCGGCCAACTCGGCCATCTTGTCCTCGATGCGCTATTGAAGACGTTGCCCGCATCACGAGTCATCGCCGCGGTACGAAACCCGGCCAAGGCGGGGGATCTTTCCGACAAGGGGTTCGTTGTTCGCGAGGCCGACTATGATCGGCCGGAGACGCTGGATATGGCCTTCGCCGGTGTCGATAAAATCCTGCTGATCTCGTCAAGCGAAGTCGGAAAACGCGCCGGACAGCACAAGGCCGTCATCTCTGCGGCAAAACGGGCCGGGGTCAAGCTGCTTGCCTATACCAGCCTGCTTCATGCCGACAAGTCGGTGCTGGGGCTCGCGGAAGAGCATCGCCTGACCGAAGAGGCCATTCGGGCCTCAGGGATTCCTTTTGTGCTGCTTCGAAACGGTTGGTATATCGAGAACCACACTGCCGGCATTCCATCGGCGCTTCAGCACGGGGCTTTCCTCGGCAGCGCCAAAGATGGCCGTTTCTCCTCGGCAACGCGTCGCGACTACGCTGAAGCGGCTGCAGCTGTCCTGACGGCTTCCGAAAGTCAGGCCGGGAAAACCTTCGAATTGGCCGGGGACGACTCTTACACGCTTGCCGACCTCGCGGCCGAAGTGACGCGTCAGAGCGGCAAGTCGGTTATCTATAAAGACCTTCCCGAGGTCGACTTTTGCGCGGCGCTGATCCTCGCCGGCTTTCCGAAACCGATTGCGGCCATGCTTGCCGAGTCGGATGTCGGGGCATCCAAAGGCGCACTTTACGACGAAAGTCGCGTGCTCAGCCGCTTGATCGGGCGTCCTGCGACATCCCTTAAGGCCGCTGTTGCCGAGGCCCTGAAGGGGTAAGGCCCTCGAAGATCCGCCGGAATAGCCGAATCAGGGCGACGCTTCCTGGTGGTACGCTAAACCTTGGATGGAGAGCCGCCATGTCCAACGAAACATCCGAACGAGACGTTTTCCACGCCACCGCCGATGCCGGGAAAATCATTTCCGAGGGTCGCCGGGAAGCGGCGCTGCTCAAGACGGGAGCGCTTCAGAACGCGATCCTGAACAGCGCCAACTTCTCGAGCATCGCCACCGACGAGAAGGGGGTCATCCAGCTGTTCAATGTCGGCGCGGAGCGCATGCTGGGCTACGCCGCCGACGACGTGGTGAACAAGATCAGTCCTGCCGACATCTCCGACCCTCAGGAGCTGATCGCCCGGGCCAAGTCGCTCAGCGTCGAGATCGGCACCCCGATCACGCCCGGCTTCGAGGCGCTGGTATTCAAGGCCTCGCGCGGCATTGAGGACATCTACGAGCTGACCTACATCCGAAAGGACGGCACCCGGTTCCCGGCCGTCGTTTCCGTCACGGCGCTTCGCGACGAGCAGGACGCCATCATCGGCTACCTGCTGATCGGCACCGACAATACCGCGCGCAAGGAGATCGAGGCCGAGCAGAAGCTGCTCGCCCAGCGCCTCCGCGACCACCAGTTCTATACCCGTTCCCTGTTCGAATCCAACACCGACGCGCTGATCACCACCGACCCGTCTGGCATCATCGCCGACGTCAACAAGCAGATGGAGGCGCTGACCGGCTGCACGCGCGACGAATTGATCGGGGCTCCGTTCAAGAACTACTTCACCGATCCGGACCTGGCCGAGACGAGCATCATGCTGGTTCTGGACGAAAAGAAGGTCACCAACTTCGAGCTCACCGCGCGCGCCCGGGACGGCAAGGAAACGGTCGTGTCCTACAACGCGACCACCTTCTACGACCGGGATCGGCGGCTCCAGGGCGTGTTCGCCGCCGCGCGCGACATCACCGAGCGCAAGCGGCTGGACCAGGTGTTGCAGGAAAAAACCGTCGAGCTCGAGGCCGCCAAGGCGCTGGCGGAAAAGGCCAACCTCGCCAAGTCGGATTTTCTCTCGAGCATGAGCCACGAGCTGCGCAGCCCGCTCAACGCGATCCTCGGCTTCGCCCAGCTGATGGAGTCCGAATCTCCCCTGCCGACGCCCTCCCAGAAGGAAAGCATCGACCAGATCCTCCAGGCGGGATGGCACCTGCTGACGCTGATCAACGAGATTCTCGACCTCGCGAAGGTCGAGTCCAGGCAGGTTCCGCTGTCAGAGGAACCGGTGTCGCTGGCGGAAGTGCTGCTCGAATCCCAGGGCATGATCGAACCGCAGGCGCAGCAGCGCAGCATCCGCACGACCTTTCCCGATCCCGGCATCCCCTGGCACGTCATGGCCGACCGTACCCGGTTGAAGCAGGTCCTTCTCAACCTGCTTTCCAATGCGATCAAGTACAACAAGGACGAGGGGACGGTCGTGGTGACCTGCGTCGAAGTCAGGCCGGGGCGCATTCGCGTGAGCATCGGAGACAGCGGCGCCGGGCTGCCACCGGAGCAGCTCGCGCAACTGTTCCAGGCGTTCAACCGCCTCGGGCAGGAGGCGGGCGGGGTGGAAGGCACCGGCATCGGCCTGGTGGTGGCCAAGCGGCTGGTCGAGCTGATGGGGGGCGAGATCGGCATGGAAAGCACCGTCGGGTCGGGAAGCGTGGCCTGGTTCGAATTCAATACGGTTGCGGCGCCCCGGAATTCCTTGGGCATCAAGGACGCGGTGGCGCTGGCCCAACCGCTCATCGCCCGCGGGAGGCGGGAGCATACCCTGCTTTACGTCGAGGACAATCCGGCGAACATGAAGCTGGTCGAGCAGATCATCGCGCGGCATCCCGACATCCGGCTGCTGACCGCCGTGAACGGCAGCGGCGGCGTCGAGGTCGCCCGCGAATCCCGTCCGGACGTGATCCTGATGGACATCAACCTGCCCGACATCAACGGATTCGAGGCGCTGGAAATCCTGCGCTCGGACCCGGCAACAGCCCGGATTCCGGTCATCGCGATCAGTGCGAACGCCATGCCGCCCGACGTCGAGAAGGGCCTTGCGGCGGGTTTCTTCCGCTACATCACCAAGCCCATCAAGGTCACCGAGTTCATGGAGGCGATGGATGTGGCCTTGCGGTTTTCGGAGCAGTCGGTCGGCCGGGGCGACGAGCCGGAGGAAATCCGATGATCACCCAGGACGACATCCTTAACGCCGGGATCCTGATCGTGGACGACAAGGAAGTCAACATCGTGCTGCTCGAGCGGATGCTGCGCGGGGCGGGCTACGTGACCATCTCGTCCACGACGGATCCGGCCGCGGTCTGCGATCTTTACGCAAGGGACCACTACGACCTGATCCTGCTCGACCTCCAGATGCCCGGCATGAGCGGGTTCCAGGTGATGGAGGAGCTCAAGAAGATCGAGCCGGACGGCTACCTCCCCGTGCTGGTCATCACCGCCCAGCCGGATCACAAGCTGCGCGCGCTGAAGGCCGGCGCGAAGGATTTCATCAGCAAGCCGTTCGACCTGGCCGAGGTGCTGGCCCGCGTCCGCAACATGCTCGAGGTTCGGCTGCTGCACGCGGAATGCAGGGAGTACGGCAACGCGGTGCGGGTGAAGAACGAGGAGCTGGAAAAAGCGCTCGAGGTCGTGAAACAGCTGAGCGGGCTGCTGCCCATCTGCATGTGGTGCAAGAAGATCCGGGACGACGAGGGCTACTGGAACGCGATCGAGCACTATCTCGGGCAGCATTCCGAGGCCGAGTTCGCGCACGCGATCTGCCCCGACTGCAAAATAAAATACTCGGGTGAGTTGTTCAGCGAGGAGAAGTAAGGCTACTGCCGCGAGGCGAGCTCGGTCATCAGCGTCCGGTAGACGACCCGGTCCTGGTCCTGCTTCGGGTAACTGAAGAACTGGACCTTCGTCGGATTCCCTTTGCGGGTCTTGAGCAGCAGCTCGGTGATCACCCCTTCCGAAGCGTTTTTGCACGCCAGGAGATGCTTCCGGTACAGCTCGATGTTTTCGGGAGGAACGAACGTCGCGAAGGGAAGCCCCAGCAGCTCCCCGCGCTCCGATCCCAGCAGGGCGGCGCCGGACAGGTTGATGCCCCGGATGACGCCCTCCTCGTCGAGGTCGATGGCGCCGACCGGCGCGAAATCGTAATAGTCCGCATCCCGGGCCTGCGCCGCACGGTCCTTCCGGCGAAGGGTCTCGTCCTCAAGCGCCTTGTCCGCCAGTTCCTTCCGCGCCCGGTCGCGCCGGGCCATCTTTTCGATGACCTGGAAGGCGTATGACGGATCATCCCTGAACTTTTTCAGGACGAACCGGTAGTCGGCCGTGACGACGCGGGCATCGCCCCGGGCGCGCGCGCTCTCGGTCCGGACAGGTCCCATGAAGACGCCCATGTCTCCGAAAGTGTCGCCCTCCCCGAGTTCCGCCAGGATGACCTCCGTCCCGCCTTCTTCCTGGTAGATCACCACGTGCCCCGACTGGATGATGTAGAGGCAATCGGCCGCATCTCCCTGGCGGAAGATGATCTCCCCGTCGGGATAGGTCTTTCCCAAGCTTTCGTTCGCCATCTTAAGGATCTCCTGTCTCATCGATCTTTGCGGCGCACACACCCAATCAAGGTTTCATAAGACAAACGGGCCAGGAAAACGGGATGGAGGGCTCGCTGCAAAATGTTCCGGAACGAGGCGTTTCCGGTGAAGGTGTCCCATAGCACGGCACTCATCCTGGGCGAGGCGGAACCCGCCTGCTCGGCATGTGTCATGCGGACCACGCCGCGCCTCAGGAGCGGCAGCTTCTTGATCAGGCTCGTGAAAGCGAACACGATTATCCCGAACCGGTTGTCGCGGGCGACCGCATCGCAGACCGGCCGATAGTTTTTCTGGAAATCCCGCTTCGAGATCCCCGACAAAAACGCAGTCTGCGCGGCGGACTTCGCCGTCCGATAGGCGTTGCCGATCCCGTCCTTGTAGAGGCGGCTCACGTAACAGTCGCCGACCGTCACGAACCGGTCGCCGAAGGCGCCTTCCGCCTCGCCAAGGAGGATCGAAGGGAAACATCGGCACCTGGCGGTGGCGGGTTCCCACCCGGGGGGGAAACAGCCCCGCACCTCCGGGTGCCGGAAAAAGGCGTCCACCAGCGGCTGGTCGATGTCCAGGCCCAGCAGGCAGACGGTCGCATATTCCCCCTTGGGGATGATCGCCGCGAATTTGAGATGGGGGATGTCGAGCACGAAAACGTGCATCGCGTCGCCCAGGTATTTTTCGATCTCTTCGTTGCCGAGAAGAATCTCGGTAATGTATGCCTTGCTGGTCGTCGGGGGGAGGTAGCCCGTCCCGCACCCTTCGAAGAGCGCAAGGTCGGGGGAATTGACGCCCAACGCCCCGACGAGCAGGTCGTAGGTTTCGGAAATCCCCGATTTGGAGGTGACCTGCGGCCTGCCCTCGATCATGGCGACTCCCGTCACCCGGTCCCGGACGATCCTGGCGCCTTTCCCTTGCGCCATCGCAAGCAGATGGCCGTCGAAGCTCGCCGACACGCTCAGGGCGGGCGCCCCGCAAGGGCCGGCCCCCCGGCGCACGGAGGCGATCCGTCTTTCGTCGGTGGGAGGCTTGATCCGGACGATCCCCTCGTCGGTGTGGAAGGTATAGCCGGCGATCCCCTGCTGCACGACCGATGGGGGCAAAACGATACCGTCCGTCGCGAGAGACTGCACCAGCGCCTCGTAGATGATCCCGCCGCACTTGTTGCAGCCGCATTGCCCGAATTGGGAAAAATCTTTGGGTTCGTAGATGTCCACCCCGATGTCAAGCCCCGCCCGGCCGGCCATCGTGAGGAGGAAGTAGCTGAAGAAGGAACCCGCCGGTCCGCCGCCGATCACGGCAACGCGTGAACCCTTGTCCAGTCGGAGGTTCGGAACCGGTCCCGGCATAATTTCCCTTCATCGTACCCGTTTGCGGTTACTGCTGGTCCCCTCGTTGGATGAGAAGGCCCCCGGGTCGGTTCAATCCGGTTTCCCCTCGCCGCATGCCCGATTATGCTCGATTGGGAATATCGCCCCTTCCCCGGCTCCCCCAACGGATAGATTGTTTCCCATCAATAAGTCGGTGGAAGGGAGAAAGCGAAGAAGATGGAAGCCCTGGCGGAAGTGCAGAAGTACGAGCGCGCCATCCACATCATGGCGATGCTGCTCCTGGGATTCGGGTTCCTCATGGTGTTCGTCCGGAAATACGGCAGGTCGGCGATCACGGCGACCTATCTCCTGGTCAGCGTGGCGCTCCCGCTCTATTTTCTCAAGGATAGCCTGGTCGCGACGGGCGGCCCGGAGGGGATCATGGACCGGATGATCCTGGCCGAGTTCGCCGCCGCCAGCCTGCTCATCTGCGCCGGCGCCGTCCTGGGGCGACTGAAAATGAACCAGTATCTGCTGCTGGGGATGATGTTCGTCCCGTTCTACGCGCTGAACGAGTGGGTGGTGCTGAACGGCGGCCTGGGGCTTATCTCCGGGAAAGCGGTCCTCGACACCGGCGGCTCGATCGTCATCCACGCCTTCGGCGCGATCTTCGGCCTGGGGGTCGCGGCCTCGATGACGACGCCGGCCGAGCTTGAGACGCCCGTCGCATGCGACGAGACGAGCGACCGGTATTCGCTGCTCGGCAGCATGGTGCTCTGGGTGTTCTGGCCGAGTTTCTGCGCCGCGCTGGTCGCCCCCGCCGACGTGCCGGCGACGGCCGTGAACGTCATCCTCGCGCTGTGCGGATCGACGCTGGCCACCTATTTCGCGACGGTCCGGCTTCGCGGGAAGATCTGCGCGGCCGACATCGCCAACGCCGCGCTGGCCGGGGGCGTCGCGATCGGCTCCGCCTGCGACAAGGCGCTCCCCGCGGCGGCCTTCGCGATCGGCCTCGCCGCCGGTGCGCTTTCCACGTTCGGATTCGCCGTCCTCCAGTCCCGGCTGACGCGCCGGACGGGCAAGGTGGACACCTGCGGCGTGCTCTATCTGCACGGTCTCCCGGGACTCTTCGGCGGCGTGGCCGCGCTCTTCGCGGTCGAGGGCGTCAACGTCGGAGCCCAGGCGACCGGGCTCGTCGTGACGGTACTTCTCGCAGGCCTGACCGGGCTCCTGACCGGGAAGGCCTTGGCGCTCTTCGGACGGCGGTCCGTTCCCTACGTCGATTCGGAAGAATTCGAAGGCTGCGAGGACGAGGCGGCCCCGGATCTCGAGCCGGCCGGACAGGCCGAGCTCGCGGCGGAAACGGAATAAGTCCGCCGAAAGATTATCCTGGCGACTTTTCCCCCCGGCACGGCATCCAACCCCGTAAACGCCGACCGGAAGGACGCCTATGGAATCGACTCCCGTCGTGGAAGTTTTTTTCGACTACATATGACCCTGGTGCTATCTCGGTACCGTGCGTACCGATCGGCTGCAGCGCGAATTCGGGGTTTCCCTTCGCTGGTCCGTCTTCCCCCTCCATCCCGACATCCCCGATGAGGGGATGCCGCTTTCCGTCCTGTTCGCCGGGCGGGAAGCGTCGGTCCGGGAGTCCCAATCGCGGCTGATGCAATCGGCCCGGGCCGAAGGGCTCCCGATGGGCGCGCGCACCCATACCTACAACAGCCGGCTTGCCCAGGAGCTCGGGAAATGGGC encodes the following:
- a CDS encoding SDR family oxidoreductase; translated protein: MIDELEDSEMMNYWMGSVLVTGATGQLGHLVLDALLKTLPASRVIAAVRNPAKAGDLSDKGFVVREADYDRPETLDMAFAGVDKILLISSSEVGKRAGQHKAVISAAKRAGVKLLAYTSLLHADKSVLGLAEEHRLTEEAIRASGIPFVLLRNGWYIENHTAGIPSALQHGAFLGSAKDGRFSSATRRDYAEAAAAVLTASESQAGKTFELAGDDSYTLADLAAEVTRQSGKSVIYKDLPEVDFCAALILAGFPKPIAAMLAESDVGASKGALYDESRVLSRLIGRPATSLKAAVAEALKG
- a CDS encoding cyclic nucleotide-binding domain-containing protein; translation: MANESLGKTYPDGEIIFRQGDAADCLYIIQSGHVVIYQEEGGTEVILAELGEGDTFGDMGVFMGPVRTESARARGDARVVTADYRFVLKKFRDDPSYAFQVIEKMARRDRARKELADKALEDETLRRKDRAAQARDADYYDFAPVGAIDLDEEGVIRGINLSGAALLGSERGELLGLPFATFVPPENIELYRKHLLACKNASEGVITELLLKTRKGNPTKVQFFSYPKQDQDRVVYRTLMTELASRQ
- a CDS encoding response regulator encodes the protein MITQDDILNAGILIVDDKEVNIVLLERMLRGAGYVTISSTTDPAAVCDLYARDHYDLILLDLQMPGMSGFQVMEELKKIEPDGYLPVLVITAQPDHKLRALKAGAKDFISKPFDLAEVLARVRNMLEVRLLHAECREYGNAVRVKNEELEKALEVVKQLSGLLPICMWCKKIRDDEGYWNAIEHYLGQHSEAEFAHAICPDCKIKYSGELFSEEK
- a CDS encoding PAS domain S-box protein, whose translation is MSNETSERDVFHATADAGKIISEGRREAALLKTGALQNAILNSANFSSIATDEKGVIQLFNVGAERMLGYAADDVVNKISPADISDPQELIARAKSLSVEIGTPITPGFEALVFKASRGIEDIYELTYIRKDGTRFPAVVSVTALRDEQDAIIGYLLIGTDNTARKEIEAEQKLLAQRLRDHQFYTRSLFESNTDALITTDPSGIIADVNKQMEALTGCTRDELIGAPFKNYFTDPDLAETSIMLVLDEKKVTNFELTARARDGKETVVSYNATTFYDRDRRLQGVFAAARDITERKRLDQVLQEKTVELEAAKALAEKANLAKSDFLSSMSHELRSPLNAILGFAQLMESESPLPTPSQKESIDQILQAGWHLLTLINEILDLAKVESRQVPLSEEPVSLAEVLLESQGMIEPQAQQRSIRTTFPDPGIPWHVMADRTRLKQVLLNLLSNAIKYNKDEGTVVVTCVEVRPGRIRVSIGDSGAGLPPEQLAQLFQAFNRLGQEAGGVEGTGIGLVVAKRLVELMGGEIGMESTVGSGSVAWFEFNTVAAPRNSLGIKDAVALAQPLIARGRREHTLLYVEDNPANMKLVEQIIARHPDIRLLTAVNGSGGVEVARESRPDVILMDINLPDINGFEALEILRSDPATARIPVIAISANAMPPDVEKGLAAGFFRYITKPIKVTEFMEAMDVALRFSEQSVGRGDEPEEIR